One genomic window of Cololabis saira isolate AMF1-May2022 chromosome 3, fColSai1.1, whole genome shotgun sequence includes the following:
- the rap1gapl gene encoding rap1 GTPase-activating protein 2, which translates to MEREKRNDMSFSRKRSFTFGAYGGVDRFTCGDERRPEKDKILDILDSPTSDSKPFLSSSSSQRDTELFEIIEKLQGSRIDEQRCQFPLPLKSQLLTVGAELPLILSSNLGGYWIDPPLERLVDASPTSSQHGFDPESYDIMERDREAKIYHQFFRSRYHHSFTAVDPSLGPLVLSVCLEEEENKLRVILRMKECSMHGVFSVSLFPNIPSAVELAKMLCDKVTVLKFDVVSYLKAPGLITAFDEHRVSPNFKFGVLYQKDGQFTEEDILSNNEESEEFKEFLAILGDTVQLQGFTGFRGGLDVCHGQTGSEAVFTSFHGREIMFHVATKLPYTEGDPQQLQRKRHIGNDIVALVYQEGHTPFLCDVIKSHFLHCFVVVRRVKREEEPAGAAYQVSVTAREDVPPFGPVIPNPPIFTDLSQLRDFLLVKLINAEVSCYKAEQFSRLELRTRSSLLESLQTELFTCSQCMMGDPSPAIVPSSEGARGTSEGSGGFIENFKRAIRVRSHSFETLGVPRKSAGNTSQKPKMEKDGESDKSFGPVADSFGAAELRDQASPQEDT; encoded by the exons atggagagagagaagaggaatGACATGTCCTTCTCTAGAAAGAGAAGTTTCACTTTTGGGGCATATGGCGG TGTGGACAGATTCACGTGTGGGGATGAGAGGAG ACCTGAAAAGGACAAAATACTGGATATTCTGGACTCTCCGACCAGTGACAGCAAGCCTTTCCTTTCATCCAGCAGCAGCCAGAGG GACACAGAGCTGTTTGAAATCATAGAGAAGCTGCAG GGCAGCAGGATCGATGAGCAGCGCTGTCAATTCCCACTACCTTTGAAG TCTCAGCTTTTGACTGTAGGTGCAGAACTGCCACTCATCCTTTCCTCTAATCTGGGAGGATACTGGATTGACCCCCCTCTCGAGAGGCTTGTAGATGCGAGTCCCACCTCTTCCCAACATGGCTTTGATCCAGAGAGCTACGACATCATGGAGAGAGATAGGGAGGCCAAAATCTACCACCAGTTTTTCCGCTCACGA TACCACCACTCTTTCACAGCAGTGGATCCATCTCTGGggccactcgttctctctgtgtgtttggaggaagaagagaatAAGCTACGGGTGATCCTGAG GATGAAGGAGTGCTCCATGCATGGAGTTTTCTCAGTGTCACTTTTCCCTAACATCCCCTCTGCTGTTGAACTAGCAAAG atgcTCTGTGACAAAGTGACCGTCTTAAAGTTTGACGTGGTCAGCTACCTAAAG GCTCCTGGACTCATAACTGCATTTGATGAACACAGGGTGTCTCCTAATTTCAAGTTTGGTGTATTATACCAAAAGGACGGGCAG TTCACTGAGGAGGACATACTGAGTAACAATGAGGAAAGTGAGGAGTTTAAGGAGTTCCTGGCAATTCTTGGAGACACTGTTCAGCTGCAGGGATTCACGGG CTTCAGAGGGGGACTAGACGTGTGTCATGGCCAAACGGGAAGTGAAGCAGTTTTCACTTCCTTTCATGGGAGAGAAATCATGTTCCATGTCGCAACTAAATTGCCTTACACAGAGGGTGACCCACAGCAG TTACAACGAAAAAGACACATTGGTAATGACATTGTAGCCTTAGTCTACCAGGAGGGCCACACCCCTTTTCTGTGTGACGTCATCAAGTCTCACTTCCTGCACTGCTTTGTGGTGGTGCGCAGGGTTAAGAGGGAGGAAGAGCCAGCTGGAGCTGCCTACCAA GTGTCTGTCACGGCCAGAGAGGATGTTCCTCCATTTGGTCCAGTCATCCCAAATCCTCCCATCTTCACAGAC CTCTCACAGCTGAGAGACTTTCTTCTGGTCAAGCTTATCAATGCAGAGGTTTCCTGCTATAAGGCCGAACAGTTCAGCAGACTGGAG CTGCGAACCCGGTCGTCGCTCCTCGAGAGCTTGCAGACTGAACTCTTTACCTGTTCCCAATGCATGATGGGAGATCCATCACCAGCCATTGTCCCCAGCTCTGAGGGGGCCCGAGGCACGTCTGAAGGAAGTGGGGGTTTTATAGAAAATTTTAAG AGAGCCATCAGAGTGCGGAGCCATTCATTCGAGACTCTGGGAGTACCCAGGAAGAGTGCTGGCAACACGTCACAGAAGCCCAAG ATGGAAAAAGATGGAGAAAG TGACAAATCTTTTGGACCTGTAGCTGACAGTTTTGGGGCAGCTGAGCTCAGAGATCAAGCAAGTCCTCAAGAAGACACATAA